From Mesorhizobium sp. Pch-S:
ACACACAGCGCTGAAGCGGATGACGCTCAGACGGGAACCCATTGGCCGAAACCATGAAAACGGCATCGACATTGCTCCAGGTCATCGCGCTCAGCGCCTGCTTCGTCAATCAGGTCGAAGCACCGGCCGAGTTCCGGATGCCTGGCGTGCGGCAAGCCTTGAGGACGATCGCGGGGCCTGACCGTGAGTCGCTCCTTGCCGCGATCATCGACGTTGAAATGGCCGACGAAGGGTAAGCTCAGGCAGCCAGTCCACCAGCCTCGGTCAACAGGAACGCTTCACCGCATGCCTTGGCCAGATTGCGCACGCGCAGGATGTAGCTCTGGCGCTCGGTGACCGAGATGACGCCACGTGCATCGAGCAGGTTGAAGACATGGCTGGCCTTGATGCACTGGTCGTAGGCCGGGAACACCATCCTGTGCATGGCCACATTGGCGTTCGCACTCGGCGCCCCGGCATCCAGCAGCGCCTTGCACTCGGCTTCCGCATCCTCGAAATGACGCAGCAGCATGGCCGTGTTGGCATGCTCGAAATTGTGTCGCGAATATTCCTGCTCTGCCTGCAGGAAGACCTCGCCGTAAGAAACGCGCTCCGGCCCCTCCATGCCGTTGAAGTTCAGGTCGTAGACGTTGTCGACGCCCTGCACATACATGGCGAGCCGCTCCAGCCCGTAAGTCAGTTCGCCGGCGACCGGCGCGCATTCGATGCCGCAGACCTGCTGGAAATAGGTGAACTGCGACACTTCCATACCATCGCACCAGCACTCCCAGCCGAGCCCCCAGGCGCCCAGTGTCGGGCTTTCCCAGTCGTCTTCGACGAAACGAATGTCGTGCAGCAGCGGATCGACGCCGATAGCCTTGAGCGAACCGAGATACAGTTCCTGCAGGTTGGACGGATTCGGCTTCAGAATGACCTGGTATTGATAATAGTGCTGCAGCCGGTTCGGGTTCTCGCCGTAGCGGCCGTCCTTCGGACGCCGGGATGGCTGCACATAGGCAGCATTCCAGCGACGGGGGCCGAGAGCGCGCAGTGTCGTCGCCGGATGGAACGTACCGGCACCCACTTCCATGTCGTATGGCTGCAGGATGACGCAACCATGCGCAGCCCAGTAATTGTGCAGCGTCAGGATAAGACCCTGGAACGAACGCTTGGGATCCAGATTGGCGGGCAATTCGGCGGTCACGGCGGCCTCGATGGGAGCTGCAGGATGCGCCACTCCCTAGAGCCGAGGGGCAAGGGCGTCAAGGCAAGGATACCAACGGTCATACTGAATGACCGTTGGAGCGCGCCGCGCCTGTTGGCGCGAAAGCTGGAGCGTTTCCGATTTTCACGGAAACGCGGAAACACTCCAACTGTTTAGGGGCTCTCTGGCGGCCCGGATGGGCCGTGCCGGCGATTGAGGCGTTCTGGATGTGTCAACATCCAGAACCTTTGGTATGAGACGATCACGGAAGGTTGGTGCCTGTCAGTCCGCCAACTCACCCGAGAAATTCGTGCCCTCGTTCTGGTTGTCGCAAAAGGCGAGTATTCCCTGAAATGCGGGTTTCTTGATCGCCGGCGGACCATAAAAACTGATGCTGAACGTCCCCCAATAGGTCGACCCGTTCTGCTCGGTCGGGCAATGCGTGACCTTCGCAACATCCTGCCAGGTACCGCTGAGAACATTGTCGGCCAGCTTGCCGACGGTCTTGCCTGCATAATTGTCAAAAACGATCGTGTATTCGCCCGTCTCGAGCCGGCTGATGGTTATTGGACCATTGCCCGTGTTCCAGCGGCCGTCGATCTTGATCTCGTCGGCCATGGCCAGAGAAGGCAGCAAGACAGCAGCAGACAAGCAAACCCGCAGCATCGTGCGATCCCCAGGCTGAACCAGCATGATCATGGCTGGCAGTGTGGAGAGAAGTCAACGCGATGCAGCAGTCTGAACGGCAAAAACCGCTGGAAGGCCGCTATCAGGCCTTCCAGTTCACGACACGAACCAACTCACCCCTTCGGAGCCGTCGGCTTGGGTTTGGGTGCTTCCTGGGCGGTCTTGTTCTCAAGCGGAGGCAACCCCTTGAGCAGCTTCTGTTCGACAGAGGCCAGCACGTCCGGTTCAGGCTTCAGGTCGCGGGCGTGGCGCCATTGGAAGGTCGCCTCCAGCTTGCGGCCGACACGCCAGTAGACGTCGCCCAGATGGTCGTTCAGAACCGGGTCTTCCGGCTTCAACTGTACGGCACGCTCCATTTCGCGCACGGCGTCGTCGTAACGGCCAAGCTTGTAGTAGGCCCAGCCCAGCGAATCGATGATGTAGCCGTCGCTCGGCCGCAGCTCGGCGGCCTTCTTGATCATATCCAGCGCTTCCTTGAGGTTGGTACCCATGTCCACCCAGGAATAGCCGAGATAGTTCAGCACCTGCGGCTGGTTCGGGTAGAGCTCCAGCGCCTTGCGGAAATTCGGCTCGGCCTTCGGCCATTCCTTGATGCGCTCATAGGCAATTCCGCGCTGGTAGAAGATGTTCCAGTCGGCCTTGGTCGGCGTCTTCAGCACCGAGACCGCCTTGTCAAAGAGTTCAGACGCAGAGCGGAAATCCTGCTTGGAAGCATAAACGCCGCCAAGCGCCAGGTAGCCGCGCATGTCCTGCGGATTGGCTTCGACGAGCACTTTCAGCTGCTTGATCGCTTCGTCATTGCGGCCGAGATCGGCGAGATTCAGGCCGGTCTGCAGTTCCGAAACTTCCTTCAGCGGCGAAGATGCTGGAATGCGGCGGTAGAAGTCGATGGCACGCTCACCATCCTTGAGCTGCTCGGCAACGGCGGCAAGCTGCACGAGGACGACATCGCTGTCCGGCTTCAGCGCCAGTGCGTATTCGAGGTACAGCCGCACGAACGGCTCACCGCCACCCCGATTGAGCGCGGTGGCGAGATTGAGCAGAATCTCGGACGATCCTTCCGAAGGGTTCACAACCAGCGGATCCGGCTTCTCGCCCTTGCTGATCCGGTCGCGCAGCGCGACGATCTCGATCTTACCTGGGCCGAATTCTTCCGCCTGCTTCAGCACCGACAGCGCCTTGTCCTTGTCGCCCTTGCGGGCCAGGAAGATCGCATAGGCCTGAGCTGCACGCATCCAGGTCTCGGGAGCTGCTCCTCCAGCAGAAGTATTGCCAATTGCCTCGGCATAAGCGGCATCGGCTTTTTCCGTCTTTCCGGCCGCATCGGCGATCAGCGCGCGGTGATAGGCCTTGAAGAGGTCGAACCACTCAGGCCCTTCCAGCTTGCCGACATAGTCCATCGCGTCAGTGCCCTGACCGGCACCCTGCATGGCCCAACCCGTCATGACGCCACTGATCAGCTTGTCGAGATCCGCGCCGAGCGACAGCTTCAGCCAATACTGCGCCTTGGTGAAATCCTTTTTCTTGAAACTGTCGACGGCCAGCGCCAGGCGCGAGAAGCGCTCGATATCCGGCACCTCCTTCAGCTTGTCGGCGTAGGGCAGCGATTCTTCGAAGCGTCCTTGCGCGATCAGCGAAAGCATCAGGCTTTGCTGAAGCTGGGTATCCTCCGGCGCGAAGGCCAGCGCCTGCTTGTAGTAGTTGATGGCGTTGTCGAGATCATTGTCGTTTTCTGCGACCCTGGCCGACAGGTAGGCCCCGGAGAACGAATTGATTTCGACAGGTGCTGATGTCTGCGCAGCGAAACCGGACTGCGTCTGGGCCGCAAGGCCCGCGAGAATAGCCAGGCTCGAAAGCCAGCGAGCACGTCTTTGCCGCATCGTATCCCTTTCTGGCGGGCTCCTCCCCAGCTCAAGCGGGGATCGCCAAGAATCCTTCATTCCGGCAAAGCATGGCCTTTTTGGGGTCGCGCATCAATCCGGCAGGCAGTCACAATGCGGACATCGTCTTAACAAAGCATGGCTTCCGGCAAGCTCGCCCACGCGGGGAGGAACACCGCGCCGGACTTGCAGCCAAAAACGTGCCGCCGCAAAGCCCCCGGCTCAATTCACGCGGCTGATGCAGAAATCGATGACGTCGATCAGTGCTGCTTTCTGAGGCGTCCCCTCGAGCGGCGCCAGCGCATCACGGGCGATCTCGCCGAAGTGACGGGCACGGCCGATCGTGTCGGAGATGGCGGCGTGCTTTGTCATCAGGCCGATCGCCTTTTCGAGACCGGCGTCATCGGCCGCGTTCTCCTCGATGGCCCGTTTCCAGAAAGCGCGCTCGGCAGCGGTGCCGCGCCGATAGGCAAGGATCACAGGCAGCGTGACCTTGCCCTCGCGGAAGTCGTCGCCGACATTCTTGCCGAGATCCTTGGAGGAGCCGCCATAGTCCAGCGCATCGTCGATGAGCTGGAAGGCAAGTCCGAGATTCATGCCATAGGAGCGCAAGGCCGCGCGATCGGTGCGCGAGGCGTCGGCGATGACGGGGCCGACTTCGGCGGCGGCTGAGAACAGAGCGGCAGTCTTGGCCTTGATGACCGCGAAATGTTCGTCTTCCGTGGTGTCGAGGTTCTTGGCGGCAGCGAGTTGCATGACTTCGCCTTCGGCAATGATCGAGGCGGCCGAGGACAGGATGTCGAGCGCATCGAGCGAGCCGACGTCGACCATCATACGGAAAGCCTGGCCGAGCAGAAAATCACCGACCAGCACGCTGGCTTGATTGCCCCAGATCATGCGCGCCGTCTTCTTGCCGCGCCGCATGCCGCTTTCGTCGACGACGTCGTCATGCAGGAGAGTGGCGGTGTGCATGAACTCGACGCTGGTCGCCAGCTTGACGTGACCGTCACCAGAATATCCAAACATCTGCGCCGCCGCGAGCGTCAGCATCGGGCGCAGCCGCTTGCCGCCTGACGAGATCAGGTGATTGGCAACCTCGGGGATCATCTGCACATCGGAACCGGCCTTGGACAGGATCAGCTCGTTGACGCGCCCCATATCCGACGCAGTCAGGTCGATCAGGTCCTTGATCGACGCAGTCTCCCGCTTTCCGTCTTCGAGGTTGAGAACAACACCCACGCCAAAACTCCCGTCCGCCGCGCCACGGCGCGCTGCCTTGATAGGACTCTAGCGGCCGGAGCGCATACGGCAAGTGGCGAATTGGCGCGGATTGCGCAAGAGGGTTCCGGAGCAAAGCGTTTACATCGCGGAAACAAGCTGCGAGTTTGCCGCCATGATCGAGCTCATCCGCACCAACGACGCTGTTGTCATCTCCTTTGTCGAATCGCTGATGCGCGATGCCGACATAGGCTTCCTCACCGCCGATCAGAACATGAGCGTGCTGGACGGCTCCATCGGCATCCTTCCACGCCGGATCCTGGTCGAAGACGAGCGCATCGAGGATGCCCGCCGCATCCTCACCGACGCCGGCATCGCCAACGAAATCCGTCGAACATGACAGCGGCCGCACCGGCCGGGGCGCCCAGACACACGGTGGATGCCTTCCATCGTGGCCGTTTCTGGCTTGTTCAGCCGGCCGATGCCGGACATCGCGCCGGCATGGACGCAATGATGCTCGCCGCCGCCATACCGACCGATTTTGCCGGACTGGTGGCCGATTTCGGTGCGGGCGCAGGGGCTGCGGGGCTCGCCGTCGTTTCGCGCTGCGAAGGCGCAAGGGCGACACTGGTGGAGCGTTCCCCAGAAATGGCGACCTTTGCCGAGGCGTCGCTGGCGCATCCGGCCAACCAGCATCTCAGCGACCGGGTGACGGTGCTGCGCGCCGACGTCACGCTGACCGGCAGGGCGAGAAGCGCCGCCGGACTCCCTGACAAGCAGTTCGGCTTCGTCATCATGAACCCGCCCTTCAATGCCGGCGAGGATCGCGCGACCCCCGACGCGTTGCGGCGCGAGGCGCACGTCATGGAGGATGGGCTTTTCGAGGCCTGGGTGCGCAGTGCCGCGGCCGTGGTCAAGCCGCGCGGCGGCATTGCGATCATTGCGCGACCGGAATCCCTGGCGGTCATTCTCGACGCGTTGGCCGGCCGTTTCGGCAATACAGAGATCGTGCCCGTGCATCCCCGCGCCGATCAAGCGGCAATCCGCATCGTTGTCCGTGGCCTGCTCGGCGCGCGTGGCAAGCTGACGCTGAGGCCGCCACTCGTACTGCACGATGCCTCGACCAAGGGGCTTTTGCCGTTGGCCGATGCCATCGCCAATGGAACGGCCACGCTTTTCGGAGATTGACCATCCTTCACCATTGCCGTCTCGCGGCAAATGCCTACATGCCGCTAGAGCGCCGAACGTCCTTCTGGATGCGCAAAGGATGCTCTAACACTTTGATTTTGCGTATGATCTTTCCGGAAATCGGTCCCCATTTTCGGGGTCATGTGCTAGCCCAACAGGAGAACCGCATCCCGTGCGTCGCCTTTTCAACCGCATCCTGCCGAAATCCTGGCGTTCCACCGATATCGTCGTACCCGTCATCCGGCTGCATGGCGCGATCATGGCCGGCGGCAGTCAGTTCCGGCAGAACCTGTCGCTGGCTTCCACCGTCGGCTTGATCGAAAAGGCGTTTTCCTTTCCTGGACCGGCTGTTGCGATCTCGATCAACTCGCCCGGTGGCTCCCCCGTGCAGTCGCGGCTGATCTACAAGCGCATCCGGGACCTGGCCGTTGAGAAGAACAAGAAAGTCTTCGTCTTCGTCGAGGACGTCGCTGCCTCGGGTGGCTACATGATCGCGGTCGCAGCCGACGAGATCATCGCCGACCCGTCTTCGATCGTCGGTTCGATCGGTGTCATTTCCGGTACTTTCGGCTTCACCGACCTGATCAAGAAGATCGGCGTCGAACGTCGTGTGCACACCGCCGGCAAGAACAAATCATCGATGGACCCATTCCAGCCGGAAAGGAAAGAAGACGTCGAGCGGCTTAAAACACTGATGCTGGAATTGCATGAGACCTTCATCGATCTGGTCAAGGAACGCCGCGGAGCCAAATTGAAGGACGATCCAGACCTGTTCACCGGCCTGTTCTGGACCGGCAAAAAGGGGTTGGAGCTGGGCCTTGTCGATGGGCTGGGCGATATGCGCAGCACCCTCAAGGAACGCTTCGGCCCGAAAACACAACTGAAACTCGTCAGCCAGCCCAAGGGGTTGTTCGGCCGCTTCGGACTGTTCGGCTCGTCAAGCGGCTTCACCGCCCCGGCCCTGGCTGCCGCAGGCGTCGACGCAATTTTCGATGCGGCCGAAGAACGCGCGCTGTGGAGCCGTTTCGGCCTTTGAAAAGCCACGGGAACGGTCTACGATGATTGCTTTCCCGACCCGAACGTCCACGATCAGGGACCCTTGAGGAAGGAGTTTCGATATGCCGCAGATCATCTTCTTCATCGTCATCGGCGTCGTTGCCTATGTCGGGTACCGCTCCTTCATCAAGGAAGCTGAACGGGTCACAGCCAAGGTCCGGCGCACCGAACAACAGCGAGCCAATGGTGCGATGGGAACGCTGGTGAAAGACCCCAAGACCGGCGAATATCGGCTGGCCAAGGATTGAGCACCACGGCATTTGCCCCTGTATCCGCAGATCATGCCGTGGACGCACGCCTGGCGCCCGCGAAGGTCAATCTCGCACTCCATGTTACCGGCCGACGGCCCGACGGCTATCACACCATCGAGAGCCTCGCAGTCTTCACCCGCTTCGGCGACCGGATCGAAGCGCACAGGGCAGATGAGGATCATTTCAGCGTTTCGGGCCGTTTCGCCGGCCTGGTTCCAGCCGATGAGACCAATCTGATCCTCAGGGCGCGCGACGCGCTGCGCCAGCATGTCGGCCCGGAAAATGCCCCCGCGGTGGCGATTTCACTCGAAAAGAACTTGCCGGTGGCCTCTGGTATCGGCGGCGGTTCGAGCGATGCGGCGGCGGCGCTGCGCGCGCTTGTCTCGAGCTGGGACCTCGACATCGACGAGGCGCAGCTGGCGCGGATCGGCCTTTCGCTTGGAGCCGACCTGCCAATGTGCCTCAAGGCACAGCCGCTGCTTGCCTACGGTGCGGGCGAGAGGATTTCGGCCGTATCGAAATTCCCTGCCCTTGGCCTGGTCTTGGTCAATCCGGGCGTGGCAGTCGCCACCCCCGATGTCTTCGGGGCCCTCGTCCGCCGCGACAACGAAGCCCTGCCACCGCTACCGAAGACCATCGATTTCCACAGCCTGCGCAGTTGGCTCGAGGCGACCCGCAACGACCTCGAAACCGCCGCCGAGACGATCGCACCGCTGATCGGCAAGGCCAGGGCCGCACTGCTGCAGGCCGACGCCGCCTTTGCCCGCATGTCGGGTTCGGGAGCGACCTGTTTCGGCTTGTTCGAAACCGGCAATGTCGCGAAACGCGCGGCCGCCAGTATCCGCTCGCGCCATCCG
This genomic window contains:
- a CDS encoding polyprenyl synthetase family protein; the encoded protein is MGVVLNLEDGKRETASIKDLIDLTASDMGRVNELILSKAGSDVQMIPEVANHLISSGGKRLRPMLTLAAAQMFGYSGDGHVKLATSVEFMHTATLLHDDVVDESGMRRGKKTARMIWGNQASVLVGDFLLGQAFRMMVDVGSLDALDILSSAASIIAEGEVMQLAAAKNLDTTEDEHFAVIKAKTAALFSAAAEVGPVIADASRTDRAALRSYGMNLGLAFQLIDDALDYGGSSKDLGKNVGDDFREGKVTLPVILAYRRGTAAERAFWKRAIEENAADDAGLEKAIGLMTKHAAISDTIGRARHFGEIARDALAPLEGTPQKAALIDVIDFCISRVN
- a CDS encoding 4-(cytidine 5'-diphospho)-2-C-methyl-D-erythritol kinase, which gives rise to MDARLAPAKVNLALHVTGRRPDGYHTIESLAVFTRFGDRIEAHRADEDHFSVSGRFAGLVPADETNLILRARDALRQHVGPENAPAVAISLEKNLPVASGIGGGSSDAAAALRALVSSWDLDIDEAQLARIGLSLGADLPMCLKAQPLLAYGAGERISAVSKFPALGLVLVNPGVAVATPDVFGALVRRDNEALPPLPKTIDFHSLRSWLEATRNDLETAAETIAPLIGKARAALLQADAAFARMSGSGATCFGLFETGNVAKRAAASIRSRHPDWFVAATRSLPSEALEDQHV
- a CDS encoding DUF2007 domain-containing protein; its protein translation is MIELIRTNDAVVISFVESLMRDADIGFLTADQNMSVLDGSIGILPRRILVEDERIEDARRILTDAGIANEIRRT
- a CDS encoding methyltransferase, with translation MTAAAPAGAPRHTVDAFHRGRFWLVQPADAGHRAGMDAMMLAAAIPTDFAGLVADFGAGAGAAGLAVVSRCEGARATLVERSPEMATFAEASLAHPANQHLSDRVTVLRADVTLTGRARSAAGLPDKQFGFVIMNPPFNAGEDRATPDALRREAHVMEDGLFEAWVRSAAAVVKPRGGIAIIARPESLAVILDALAGRFGNTEIVPVHPRADQAAIRIVVRGLLGARGKLTLRPPLVLHDASTKGLLPLADAIANGTATLFGD
- a CDS encoding tetratricopeptide repeat protein, translating into MRQRRARWLSSLAILAGLAAQTQSGFAAQTSAPVEINSFSGAYLSARVAENDNDLDNAINYYKQALAFAPEDTQLQQSLMLSLIAQGRFEESLPYADKLKEVPDIERFSRLALAVDSFKKKDFTKAQYWLKLSLGADLDKLISGVMTGWAMQGAGQGTDAMDYVGKLEGPEWFDLFKAYHRALIADAAGKTEKADAAYAEAIGNTSAGGAAPETWMRAAQAYAIFLARKGDKDKALSVLKQAEEFGPGKIEIVALRDRISKGEKPDPLVVNPSEGSSEILLNLATALNRGGGEPFVRLYLEYALALKPDSDVVLVQLAAVAEQLKDGERAIDFYRRIPASSPLKEVSELQTGLNLADLGRNDEAIKQLKVLVEANPQDMRGYLALGGVYASKQDFRSASELFDKAVSVLKTPTKADWNIFYQRGIAYERIKEWPKAEPNFRKALELYPNQPQVLNYLGYSWVDMGTNLKEALDMIKKAAELRPSDGYIIDSLGWAYYKLGRYDDAVREMERAVQLKPEDPVLNDHLGDVYWRVGRKLEATFQWRHARDLKPEPDVLASVEQKLLKGLPPLENKTAQEAPKPKPTAPKG
- a CDS encoding glycine--tRNA ligase subunit alpha, with product MTAELPANLDPKRSFQGLILTLHNYWAAHGCVILQPYDMEVGAGTFHPATTLRALGPRRWNAAYVQPSRRPKDGRYGENPNRLQHYYQYQVILKPNPSNLQELYLGSLKAIGVDPLLHDIRFVEDDWESPTLGAWGLGWECWCDGMEVSQFTYFQQVCGIECAPVAGELTYGLERLAMYVQGVDNVYDLNFNGMEGPERVSYGEVFLQAEQEYSRHNFEHANTAMLLRHFEDAEAECKALLDAGAPSANANVAMHRMVFPAYDQCIKASHVFNLLDARGVISVTERQSYILRVRNLAKACGEAFLLTEAGGLAA
- a CDS encoding S49 family peptidase, with the translated sequence MRRLFNRILPKSWRSTDIVVPVIRLHGAIMAGGSQFRQNLSLASTVGLIEKAFSFPGPAVAISINSPGGSPVQSRLIYKRIRDLAVEKNKKVFVFVEDVAASGGYMIAVAADEIIADPSSIVGSIGVISGTFGFTDLIKKIGVERRVHTAGKNKSSMDPFQPERKEDVERLKTLMLELHETFIDLVKERRGAKLKDDPDLFTGLFWTGKKGLELGLVDGLGDMRSTLKERFGPKTQLKLVSQPKGLFGRFGLFGSSSGFTAPALAAAGVDAIFDAAEERALWSRFGL